CGCTTTTCGTACGTCTCGCGATTGGTAAAGTAACCGGCCGACAGGGTGGAAAGGACAGCATCGCGGGAATGTGTCGTGTTTGTCGGTGTCCCACCACCCGCGACACCGCATCCGACACCCATGAGCTGCTTGGAACGCCGTTCATCGAAACCACCGAACGTTTCGGCACGCTTCGGCAGCGTCGGTGAGATGTACAGTTCGCTCTGTCGCTCGCCGACAGAGCTGCTCGATCTGGACAGTGGCAGCCCGGTGGCGGCTGTGTAGAGTGATGATGCCAGAGAGCTTACTTCCTGAATGGAGTTCAACACCCGTTTCCATATTTCTATAGTATCACAGTCGTCGGAGATGAGATCCCGGTAGGATCCGTAGTTAGAGATAAATGACTCGACCGCCGGCCCGAGCTGCTCAACGTTCAGCTCGTTACCCGAGAGCAAGCTGAGTTGCAGTGCCATTTTCTCTTCCAGCAGTATCGCTTGTTCAAAATCTTTCTGGCGCATTTTACCTGCAACAAAGAGTCGGACAAAAACAGGCCCCACGCTCAGTTTGCCGTTCTTACAAAGTACACCACCCAAAGAATAAACACTCTAGCGACACGACATGTACAAATACCAAATACTTTGTACACTGAATCcgttacaaaacaaaacacattacCTTCCAATTCAGTTGTTCCAAGCGCTTCAGCATTGCAAATGTTAGAAACAGAAACGAGCATTCTTTTTAGTATACGATAGAGCTACTATCTATATATGCCTCTAGCTGCATTAAGTGCTTCATAGCGGATACTACTATGCATCAGGTGCCGCTAACACGCAGAGATGTTAAGGGTTTGTAAGGGAAGTATATATGATACGAAAGTATGCATTGGTCTTCGATAATTAGCAAAGAATTGCTGCTCTTAAatgttaaaataaatacattgtCGGTTCTGTATAGTTGCCCATGATAGATTGGGTCACGATGGCTAAAAGTTCATAATAGCTGTATACGTAAGTGTTTTGTGGAGATAACTGACGAAGCCGCACTAGAAGAGTGAATGGAAACATCAAAAAGAGGaaacagagggagagaggacAGATTGGAGCAGACACGAGCAGAGACAATCGATAATCTCAAACGGCACAACACAGCGTAAAAGACGGGGCACAGATACACCGGTTCTGATTGTTCCTATTCTGACCTATCGATGTATCGTATCTGTGTATACTTACATATAATTTCACGAATGTTTGCCTGTTTCAAGTCAATAATTTTTTGTCGCTGGTCCATGCTCATGTAATCTTCAGTTTCCGATTCATCCGATGGACAATCGATGACTGCAGTACTGTATTTGAGAAACAAACCACAGTGGGATTTATCCGTTTCAGAGAAAGGTCGTCGTCGTATACGTACCGTATCGACTGAATCCAAACATTTTTATCCTTCGGATTTTGTACCTTCAACTCGTACATTTCGGGGTACGCTGGGTTAGATGAAATGATATAGATACCACGCGACTCGGTGCCGGCCTTTTCTCGGATCAACAACTTTTGCAAAGACACGACGCTTGCCTGCCATCGGGTTGAATGTGGATGCGACACGAAACTATGTGATAAATGTTCCCACAACATCTCCTGCTCCGCGGGTTCACACTTACCTTATTTTCCGGTGTGAAGAACGAATACTTGTGGGAATTTTCCgataggaaaaacaaacaatcagaCAACACGACCACATGCACGGTTTGCATCTTCGATCTGCCCTGCATAAGAGTTGCCACTCCCTCGAATCTGAGAgtaaaagaaacggaaaaccatCACACTTGCGGTGATCTGTTGCCAGCTCGATTgttcgatcggcgatcggctcaCCTCAGTTTCCTGTTGCATGATATGATGTCAGATTTTTTGAATTTATCCTTTTTGAATATCGCAAACGACTTGGCGTCGATGCGTTTGAAGATTTCTAATTGACGGTCCTCCTTCTCCTTGTCAGCGACTCGTGCATCGACGTCCACCAGAATCTCCTTCACCAGAGACATTCCCTTCTGCAGCTTTTCCTGCTCGATCTTGTCCTCGCGCGAGCTCTTCAGCAGTGGATCGATGAGCAGCGGATATTTGGTGAGCCGTTGCGTCACAAACAGTATACACTCCGGTATGCCTTTCTTCTTGAGCAGCGGATTTTGCTGACAGTGCTTATACCACTCGGCGAACACATTGTCCCCGGTCATGTAGCATTTGAATGTGTCGAGCGCGGAGCGGTGGTTCGAGCAGAACTCACCGTATGCACTCTTCAGTTTCTGCGCCGACATCGACGAAAAAAAGTCCAACAGTATGTCGGCGATGCTGTCGACTATGTGATGTTCTCGCTGCTTGAGCCGCAGTTTGCGCAAGAAGCCCGTGTGCAGCTCCGTCAGCTCCACCAACCGGGGAAACATCCGCTCCAGGTTCAGGTGGCTAAAGTGCTTCTGCAAGCTTTCGACAAATACCTTTTGCATGACTAGTAAAGTTTGAACATGATGTTTCTCAGTCATGATAAACTCATAGATGTGTTCCTGACGTTTCACCTGGGAATTGGGAATCGCGCCACCATTAACACTAGTGCCACACCCGCGCCAGTTTGTCCTTACCTGTTTGTCTTTCAACGTTTTTACCACCTCCTTCGGCACACTGGGGCTCCAAGAGTCGTGCTCGTCGATCGCAACGCCCAGGATCGGTTCTGCCCCGAGATCGTGCGGTCCGATGGGAGTTTCGTGCAAAAACTCGTCCCTGATCAGTGGCACTTCGTCCGAGTAACTGTAAAGCAAGCAAGCAGGGCACATATGAACTTTCAATGATGTTGCGCTTCCCGGGCTCTGGCGATACACGTgatcgcacacacacacacacacacacactacaggcatgttttggttttcaccaaagttcaacaaaacaaaacagaaatgcACAAAACAATTCTGatccgttgtttgttttccgaagCATCGAGACACAACTAAACAGTTTAAGGCATGCGCGCTGTTTGGGGGCGGTTTGTGGGTTTTAGcaagtttgtttgcttcagTTTAAGTACGCCCTCGTAAAGCGCATTCCATTTAGACAAGTTATATGGTAATATAAATATATTGAGCACTGTATTCAAAAAGAAGGAATACTCATTACAAATACATTCATATGTAGAGAGAAAtatagaaagagaaagagctTTACAAACGGAGAGGCAAAACATGACGAAACAATTGTTGACACACtaaaaaattcaacaaatgGGAAACAATAGTTTTCGGTATTTCGATGTtcgatggtttttttcttggtttttgtAGCTATTCGTAATATACTCACTTAGTGTTATCATTATGCACGTTTCCATCATAATAGTCTCTACCCTGATCATCGTGTTGCGAGGAATTGTGGCTATAGCAAGCGAaagtaaatacaaaaaaacaacacatgAAAACgtataaataaatgaaaccaaCAGAAAAACGGTCCGCAACAGAAAAACTGCTAGAGAGGCAACGAACGAAGAAAGTcacaaaacaacgaaagaaaGTTGCGAAAAGTAGCAAATGAAGGAGAATATATATgcatatatgtatatatatatgtatatgaAGTATACAGTAGCAAGAAGATTCCAGAAGAGAAGAAGACAGGAACACAGCGGCACCGGCGCCCGTGCAGAACACAGTGGACACTCCACACTGGAGTGTGTGGACAATGCGGTGCCGTTATGCTCCCGGCGAGGCATACGTTTAGAGAAGAGAGGTGCGCAGTGAGAGCAGTGGGTGAGATAACTGAGGATTGCACTTGCAATCAGATAAAGTGTGAAAAGAGTTCAGTAGACAGACAGAGACAGTAAAACACAAAGACGATAGCAATAGAAAGAGTACAGAGAGTGCCTTTTTTAGAATGTTTCTAAGGACTTTTGCGGACTGGGTTCAGAGGAGTGAAGTGTGAGGTCTTTGGCGGTTCGAGGAAGATCTTTCAGCAGATTGTACGGTAACTGTCTattggttaatttttgcaattttgcgTTCCACAACGGGGAGAGAACGAGACGAGGAAGTGAACATTGAGGAATGTCCCTTGATCCAACTGTGTACGTTGACGTGTGTTGTGCGAAAGAGGTTCGCATTGATGTGATCGCTCTATTCTGCTTCCAATTGGTTAGGTAAGTGTTGTTAGCTTATTCGATTTGGTGCAgatcgttcgaaacggaagTTGTATGCAAATGGAACAGGTGTATGCTTTTTCTAACGATATTATCTACCGAACTGCGCCACAGTGTGGGTGTATGCGTGTGATAGAAGATTGGCTAGTGTAATCTTGAATCTTGAAAGAGCTTAACCAAGATTTGCGGTTCGAGAAGACTATGAAGTAGTATAAAGGATATAGCAGTGGTTGAATGAAGATAGAAGATAAGAGAATCGGGATTGTTATAGTGAAGTGAATAGATTTTGTTGTTCTAGCGTTACCTAGCGTGTTGTGTTACCACGCCTAATTTGTTAGCAACCAATCGCCATGGAGAGTAACATCCGGTcatttttttgccactttatcattttttcaaatcaattgaaaTTTGCGTAACGGTGGTTAGCATTAGTAATACACAAGAACAGAGATAGGTGTTGGTCATTTAATGTGTTTGCCGAATAATACTTCTGAATAAGCATAGAAAGgatattatttgatttttgttttgttttgcacacAATAAAATCGAGCTTAAAATAACTGCATATAATACACAAAACGTAAATATTATTCAAACCAATCCAACTAATACCATCATTACACTGGTGGAGAGCTAAGAGTGAAGCCTTACACAGATACTCGATAGTTACGGTAATGGAAAGCTTAAGAGACTCCCTTCAAAGATCAGCTACAACCTTCGAGAAACAAGCTAAATGCACACTCGCGGGTCGCGGCATCTCTCGTCCACATCGTTCCagccggaacggaagctgCAAATGCTCGCGTGAAGCTTAAGATACGCTACAGTTAATAATCGGAATGGCAAATAATAAGGAGGGAGCCTTCGAAATCGCCAAGAGTGCGCAAATTACCCGATTCGTCTACAAGAGAGCTACAAGTATTGCGCATCACCGTTGTGAATCGTTGCTATTGCTTCTTGCACGTTGACCAGCACGAGCGCTAGTTTTGAAGGATAATTAAAAAGATGTAAAAAGCAACGAAAGAGTAACTTGGAACGTTATACTTCCACAGCGAAACAATGCACAACCGCTTAGCATCCGTGGTGAGAGAGgtgttggttgtttgtttgtttgaaccaaaacgcaacgcaacgcaatactgcaaaaaataaacattcctAACACATAGTTCCATAGCTCTAGCTGCAAACGTCCAGTGTTATGCAAATGCTCATGTCAACAAAGTTAACAAATCAGTAGCAGCAACTAAACCAAAGACCAAACATTGGGGATGCACGAAACTTGGCCAAATTTAGcgttttaatattatttagtACTCTTGCGATACTCGTAATTTGTTAGAATGCCCAAATCTTATTGTAATTATTGATTAATATAGATGAAACCAAGAGAATAAGGCAGGCTACAGTATTCAtatgtattaaaaaaaataacaaaggTTCATTACAATACggtttaaataaaatcgatgCATCACAGGCCAATTGCTTAATCTTGAGAAAAATGCTAAAAAATTCGAAACTAGGTCGAAAATTAGTTGTATTTACCTGTTGGTGGAGCTCTTTTTGTTGGAACTTGGTTTTGGTTGGGCTTGAAAATATTTCTGAAACGTAAAACCGtgtttcaaaacattcaaacaaaatccTCAAAATTCTCTCACCTTTGCTATTTTGGCTTTACACTCGACGGCATGTTCTTTGTAGCTGGCCAAATTTATTACGGCTCCGCATGCTGTAAGGAGGAAAGTAAAGTGATTAGAATTATGATCGCACAATTGCATGCGGCAACCAGCGCACTGACCATCGCAGACGGAAGATtgtccttttgtttttgccttatctttctttttccggaAGAACAATGAACCACGTTTTCGTCGCTTTTCATGATGTTCCGTATATTCCTCACTAAAAAGCATACAGAAAAAGAATGTAGATACAAAAGCGCGGCCATTGTGCGAACCACATGTTCGGGCACCCCTTTCCCTGGACACTGGTTTATGAAGAAATCTACAGAGCGAAAATAGTTATAGGAGTTCCTAGGCTGAAGAGCttaagcgaagaaaaaaccaccTTATCGttgggaaaaacaaacattgtaaATAGAGTTGTGAAAAACATATCCTCACAACGGTCACCATATAAAAGAACCACTGTGAACGGTGGACAAACGGGGTCCACTGGGCGATCGGACGCGAATGACCAGCAGGATCGGATCAACATTAGAGGGAAAGAACATTAATATGGGATACACCAAATGACAGCATATCTACGAACTAcacaaccaaaaacaaaaacgaacgacTGAAAACTGAGGTAGAAGATAAAACCCAAATATTTCActagcaaaaacaacaaagacACTTCATAAATGTTTGAGAAGAAAGGTGCGCTATATTTTCTAAAGACCCCAACAGTATTCAAACATCGATTCCCTACGCGCCATCGTGGCGCACACTTACTTTTTATCTCTCACGCAAAGCAGTGATCGATCATGAGTTTCATCTTCACTGTCGGAAAGATGTCTCGCACTAGAGTGAAGTGGTGTGGTAGTGTTACGGCCATGTTGGGGAATTTTTGGgagggaaaaaacaaatacaacatATTATAAAGCATAATAAGCTGGCCTCTATGCACGTGTACAAAACGAAGGAGCGGGTTTCGCAGCAATCAATAAAAGATCATTTCAGCAACATCCAAAGTGGATTGGTGGGGGGCAAAATAATGGCTGAAAGCGAAAGCATGCGCTTCGCCCTTCTCGGTGACACACTCTATACACGTCTGCGTCTTCTCGTTGCATTTCCGATTCCCCCGCGGGGCCCACGGGGCATGTGATCAATGCAAAAGCAAACGACAATCATATCGCTCAAAGGTAACTCTATCGAAACACGCCAAcaaatctgagcaaacgatACACACGCGTCGAGCACCACTCAGAGTATGAAATAACAAAAAGCTTTGCGCGTGTCACCAGCAGCGCCGGTGTTTGATGCTTATGCTAGAGTGTATCAATTGGAACAAcggaacaacggaaaaaagctTTACTTACGAGGCGATGTTGTCCTCTTTCGCGCTCTGATTCCGGACTGGCGCTATTGATGGCGTCGATATACTTTTCTGCAGCGGTATTCTGGGAACCACTGGCACCAGATTGCGCTTCGCTACCACTTTCTCAAAATCTCGCTGCAAgagtgaaaggaaaaaagatcGATAAACGGTCGAGTTTCGATCGACGGCATCGACTCTCTGTGCTACGTACGGCCAACTCAGCTTCATTTAGCGAGTGTGTAGAGATGCCACCGGTACTGTTTCTACTGGTGCGATTGTGCAGTCGCTCGGCGGCCCTTAAAGACTCCTGCTCTTCACTGTCCAAACTGGACAGACTTACGCTGAAAGAGAAATGGTTTTTGGTCGGTTTAGCAATCAGTTTTAGAGGGAGTCCCATACGATGCATTTGCCGCGTTCTGGTCTACCTTTTATGTGATGATTTTGTGCACTCTGTTAGATCTTCGATCGCGGTCCATGACTTTCTTCGATCGTTGTTCAACCCGTACAGCACGTGGTGATGGGGCCACACGTTGATTGGGTTCGAAATGGTAAGATCGGGTAGTGACGGGCAGGAGCAGAACATTTTGGAAGAAGAAACCTGGGGTGGAAATATCGGCAGTGTTTTAACCGTTGGATGATGTGATGTGTGTACAGGGCCGTATGCTACTTACCGTGGAGCCGAGGCCACCGATAGCTGCATTTTGTaatgttgcatttttcatgtGTGCTACGCTTTCGCGGATACATTGCAGTTGATTTAGGGTGTCCTCTGTTGGGTGGTTGATACGAACGGTGGTTTAACGATTAGAGTACGTTTGCCCCGTGTTTTGAAAGCCCATCTTTGCTTACcgagaaaattaaacttaGCTCCAGGGCTGTGCGGGGTAACGCTAATGATTGGCACCATACTATTGTGATTATTTGTACCTGTATCACTATTGCTACCGTTTGCTAATCCGTCCGAGGCAATGTCGTTACCGTGGGAAGCCTCAAACCGTTGCCCGTTGCTCTCTGCGGTGCCTGGCAATCTAGCCGAGGATTCCTTGCATTTCAGGTTGGTGGAGTGATCTTCGCTCAGATAATCGATAACCAGGTCAGCATCATTTTCGTCATCTGAAATTGGGTACCGTTGTGTATTTCATTGTTCACAGCCAGCTCTTCTACATTACACAAGCACTAAACCATAGACTACTTTGTCGTTACTATAGCACACAATACATGGGAAGAGGGTCACAGCGGTCGTTCTTTGCCAACATAGTTTATATGAGCCGGACACTGTATAATGATTAGTTAAAGCTGTTACAGACATCACCTTATCACCCGTGTTATTTGCTAAACATTGTGGGGCCTGGCCCGCCCCTGCCAAGGTTAGtgggtttattttcttttctttttcctatCGAAGCCATCCCATGCCAGCAGCTGATAATTGtataaacaaagcaaaatgGTTACCTGAGGACAATAGCAAAAGTTCTTCCGATGGCACCCCACGATGTGTACCACCATCCATCATAATTGCAAAATAAGCAACAACCAAAAGGGTTGGACCACCTACAGATTTCGCGCACCACACCGAAAGAAATAGTGCTTGCAGTGGCCTGCTCCCAATGAGAGGAAGACGATCGATTCTGTTTCTCTGCCTTTTGGTGCTTGCCTGCGTGttcgcgtgtgcgtgcgtgtatgtgGGGGTGGGTTTCGGGCTGCAAGGCTCAGTGTTGGACAGTACCTTAAATATCCCTATCGATTCTCGTAAATGCTTTCACAAACAATCCAGGGACACAATAACCCATCCAGTCACAACTCATCACCTGCCTAGCACCGTGGGCTTGGCAAAGACGATGCAATGcgaaaacacattttacaaCACATTTACCAGGGCACTGAGGCAcgacaa
The nucleotide sequence above comes from Anopheles bellator chromosome 1, idAnoBellAS_SP24_06.2, whole genome shotgun sequence. Encoded proteins:
- the LOC131205623 gene encoding rho guanine nucleotide exchange factor 18, with product MDGGTHRGVPSEELLLLSSDDENDADLVIDYLSEDHSTNLKCKESSARLPGTAESNGQRFEASHGNDIASDGLANGSNSDTGTNNHNSMVPIISVTPHSPGAKFNFLEDTLNQLQCIRESVAHMKNATLQNAAIGGLGSTVSSSKMFCSCPSLPDLTISNPINVWPHHHVLYGLNNDRRKSWTAIEDLTECTKSSHKSVSLSSLDSEEQESLRAAERLHNRTSRNSTGGISTHSLNEAELARDFEKVVAKRNLVPVVPRIPLQKSISTPSIAPVRNQSAKEDNIASARHLSDSEDETHDRSLLCVRDKNEEYTEHHEKRRKRGSLFFRKKKDKAKTKGQSSVCDACGAVINLASYKEHAVECKAKIAKKYFQAQPKPSSNKKSSTNSGKKMTGCYSPWRLVANKLGVVTQHASHNSSQHDDQGRDYYDGNVHNDNTNYSDEVPLIRDEFLHETPIGPHDLGAEPILGVAIDEHDSWSPSVPKEVVKTLKDKQVKRQEHIYEFIMTEKHHVQTLLVMQKVFVESLQKHFSHLNLERMFPRLVELTELHTGFLRKLRLKQREHHIVDSIADILLDFFSSMSAQKLKSAYGEFCSNHRSALDTFKCYMTGDNVFAEWYKHCQQNPLLKKKGIPECILFVTQRLTKYPLLIDPLLKSSREDKIEQEKLQKGMSLVKEILVDVDARVADKEKEDRQLEIFKRIDAKSFAIFKKDKFKKSDIISCNRKLRFEGVATLMQGRSKMQTVHVVVLSDCLFFLSENSHKYSFFTPENKASVVSLQKLLIREKAGTESRGIYIISSNPAYPEMYELKVQNPKDKNVWIQSIRTAVIDCPSDESETEDYMSMDQRQKIIDLKQANIREIISLGTTELEGKMRQKDFEQAILLEEKMALQLSLLSGNELNVEQLGPAVESFISNYGSYRDLISDDCDTIEIWKRVLNSIQEVSSLASSLYTAATGLPLSRSSSSVGERQSELYISPTLPKRAETFGGFDERRSKQLMGVGCGVAGGGTPTNTTHSRDAVLSTLSAGYFTNRETYEKREQLPNVGHHQPSPSTADIESLLMLANPHGTLHGQPKLQVGTEGGLISADLAKDQNYAALHVSHHLHTLLCIISQQMTTIQSLQHQLSSYRENPKTLYRHNDQLEELRNLQDKLQEEKTAWQKHKEHEERELEETKQSQKTLQAQIRAEQEDIKQQREQLYRKMEILSSQGLLLSPSVALPIPTGVVSAHDDTQSVYEEHHVDSAFGGSATGSSLVGSSVTIDRKKDKWRTASITKTPPANLVSATNAAKINATSIKQQLPLKLSSLSSTKQGSSVQGSLTMSPLSGNVGMSGAAGGAGVTQMFPLKLADKKISSSTPNHSRTGSSPAVIQQQIQVQSGNPATRTNTYPKIPERFRLRSSDNYPSPSSVASSPGVPYQYSPLSSTMSGTLPLQAPPPSARSVGGQQSEAVGGMMPHPSSPLSSQYATHHQHKQDSVPLANLKDDGTKGNNKEEEVMYF